In the Halobacteriovorax sp. GB3 genome, GTATATTTGATCTAAGGTTAATGATGATGGTGCTTTCGACGGGCTGAAAAAATGTATTTATAGTGTCGGTTGAGCACCCCATTCTTTTCAGACATTCACTTCGATGACAATCCCTTCGGGGAAAATCATATTAAAAGCAGAGTTTAACCCACTCTGCTTTTTTTTGGAAGCGTCAAATGCCAGGAAGGCATTTGACGCTGAACAACTTCGGAGGCGACCACGAAGGGAGCCGCAGAATACTTCTCGAACTAGCTTAAAATCATCAAAAACTAATTCTAAGAAAACCCCAAACACCAGAAAGGCATTTGACGCAGAATACTTCTCAATCTAGCTTAGAATCACCAATGAAAGAACTCCTCGAAAACGATCAAAAGCTTAACTTAGATTTCTAATACCAACTACAATATTCATATATGCCCCTAAATATCCCCAAGCTATGCTAAGATAAGCAAATGGAAGGAAACGTAAGAGATCATATTGAAATTGGCGAGAAAGTTCGCATCGTCCTTAAAAAGGATCAACGCACTGGTAATTTAACTGAAGGTATCGTCAAAGATATTCTGACAAAGTCGGATTACCATCCTCATGGTATCAAGGTTCGCCTAGAAAGCGGAGATGTGGGCCGAGTAAAAGAGATCTTAGATTAACATGAGTATTCGAATCCCAAATGAGGAATTTCAATTATCATTCTCCCGCTCTTCAGGAGCAGGAGGACAAAATGTTAATAAGGTTAATACAAAGGTAACTCTAACTTGGGATTACAAAAATTCAAAATCTCTTTCTGCAGCTGTAAAGAAGCGATTTGAAAATGAATATTCTCGCTATATTACGGCAGAAAAGCTCGTTAAAATTGTCAGTCAAAAACATCGTAGCCAGCAAATGAATATTGATGATGCCATTTCAAAACTTCATGTGATGCTTGCAAATGTTGAAAGGCCACCAAAAAGAAGAGTTGCGACCAAACCAACTAAGGGCTCTATTAAAAGAAGGCTTACTGGTAAGAAAAACAAATCAGAGATTAAGAAAAATCGTCAAAAAGTAAAATACTAAACCTTATATCAAACACTTATCATTCGTTTTCGATTCTCCCCTTTACACTCCACATAATTCTTTATAGATCACTCGTACTAACCTTTTCACCAAGGACACATGATGATGAAAATTAAAGTTCTATTAGCAACGCTTTTTCTAAGTGTTTCTACGTACGCAGTTAATCTAAGAGCAAATTGTTGGGTAAATGGTGGCGTTAATGCTGTTTGTGAAGCATGTAACTTCTCTTATCACAGACCTATCTTTTGTAGCATGCAAGTAAGAGGTGTTAGTTCACGAGGATTCTGGTTTAATGGTATGCAAAGTGGTGTCGTTTACCCTGGTCAGTGTATTAACGGTTATGTTTATGCAAATAACCCATATATTGATCCACTCGTACACGCGACTGCAAATACTCAGTGCCAATTCTAAAATAACAAAGGGAGCATTTGCTCCCTTTTTTTTTGTTAATCTAGATTATAAAAACATTCATAACGAATAGGCTTTCTTCCATTAGAAAGTGCTGTTTTAAAAGAGGGTTGATTTGAATAATCGATCGTTCCCCAAATATATTCATGTCCTTTACAAGTTATGGAGATGAATTTTCTTTGGATTGCTTTTGCAAGTCCCTTTCCCTTCCACTTTTGATCAATGAAGATTTCATTGAAATACATTCCGTCATGACCAAGAAAAGAACTTCTAAGTCCGGCGATAAGTCCCATTAATTCACCTTGATAAAAGGCTTGATACAAAAGCCCTTCATCTTTTGATTCACTCATCGTTTCTATAGAGTTCAAGGGGACTTTCTTTTCAAGATGAGGATTTAAGCGATGAAAAGAACGATAGCCTAGTTTAAACCATTCATAATAAGAATCATCTTCTATCTTCTTAAACTGAATTTCATTTTCACTCGACCACGGCCTTAAGTTTAAGCAATCAATCGACTTGGCGACAAGAAATGTCGATCCGAATAAATCACAATCACTTTCAACACTCGAATAGAGTGATATTTTCTGAGGTTTAAAAACTTCTAACTCAAATTTTATCGAGTCATAAAGGCGCTTCACTTCGCTTTTATCTTTAGGTTGAAAATTCAATCTCATTTGAACAAAAGGTAGATTTTTATCTCCTCCAAAATGGCGAATACCATAAAGCATTAACCGCTTTTCATCGATTTCTTTAAAAGATTCACGATAGGATTCAGGAGTTGTTCCCTCTACTTTAAAATGTTCAAAACGGGCCTTCATTACAGAAGGATCATTAAGTTCATCCCATTCACTTTGAATATCTTTTTCAATTTCTCTTAGTGCCTCTTCTTTACATACAGAGAGTTCGCTTAAGTCATAAGATCGTAACTCTGTCTTTGCAAAAGATTGCACATCAGTTTTTTTCAATGTCATTTATTTTTTCCCTTTGAAAATTAAAATAATAAAAGGGCAAGAGTCTGTATTTACTTTAGCAGACCTAAGAGTGCCCAACATGCTGTCATATTAACTTTTTTCATCATGGCCTCCTTGGTTTTAAGATGAGATTTAATTGTAGCACAACCTATTATCTATCCCTATTCATGTCAATTACTTCTTTCGAGTCCATGAAAAGGAAAACCTAGTTTTTCTTCCTTTTTTTTTGTATAGTCCGGCAATGAAATCTCAATTATATAATGAAGCAAAACTTTTCCTAGATAAGCTCTTAACTGAAGTAGAGACAAAGAATATCGATCTTAAAAATTACGAGATAGATCACATCTGCTTTCGCGTAAATAGCCTTGATAACTACGAAAAATATAAGGGAATATTTCAAGATTTCGGAAAGCTTCTCACTGAAGCTGATGTCAATGGTCGTCCCATAGCAACATATAAACTCTATGAGCCTATTATTCATTCAAAATATCTCATTGATTTAATTGAACTTCCTGCACCAAAACCAGGAAAAGCGACAGAAGAAGGTTTTGAGCATATTGAGATTGTTACTGATCAAACATTTCATGACTTAGCCGAAGATCTTAAGGACTTCAAGTTAAAAACCTCTGGTTTAAAGAAGGATTTCAATCAAGAGCTCGCACTAGAATTAGATTGTGGTGTGATCAAGTTTCATCACAAATCCCTTGAGCAGGTTATACAGATAGAAGAAGATAAAAGAATCATGGACTTTATTGAAACTTCAAAAGTCTATGCTGTTCTTAAAGATTATGAACCATGTATTTCAGGAACTCTTCCTCTTGATATCGCTCACAGAGATTCTGATCTCGACATACTCTTTCAAACAGAAAACCTCGATCAGTTTATCAGTGATGCCAAGAAGGTTTTTGGAAATCATAAAGACTTCTCTTGTAGAAAATCATCTCATCAAGGTTTTGATACAGCAGTCATTAATTTTACATTCAAAGAATTGCCTGTAGAACTTTTTGCTCAAAATCGTTGTGTCTATCAGCAACAAGCGAACCAACATTTTCTCATTGAAGGGCGAATGCTTAAGATCTTTGGCGAAGAGTTTAAAAAGAAAGTTAGAAAATTGAAGGCGGATGGAATTAAAACAGAGCCTGCATTTGGAGAAGTCTTTCAATTAGAAGATCCATATAGAGAATTAATTGAAATTAATAAGTTATCGGATCTCGAGATTTCGAAGCTAAAAACATATTATTGAAGTGATCTTTTTTCGACAAATCTTGCACAGAGATGATTCTCGTCATTATTTAATTGATCTAGATCAAGTTTTGTAATTATTTTATCCAAAATTTATATACTAGATGCACTAAAATGCTGCATCTTTGTTTACTAATGGCCCCTTTCAGCCGAAAGGTGTATTATACGGAAAAGTGAAAAAGGAGAAGAATATGAAGTATTTAGTTATGATGTTAACTGTTGCTTTTTCTATGAATCTAGCAAATGCTCAAGATGTAGCAAACGGTAAAGCAGTTTTCAAAAAAGTTAATTGTACTCTATGCCACAAAGCAGACGGTATGGGTAAAGGTGTTCCAGGTAAACTTGCTATGCTTAAAGGACCAAGAATTGCTGGTCTTGATGCAAAATACATTGAAGAGCAACTACTTGCTGTTCAATCTAAAAAGAGAAAGAATAAGAATACATCTATGATGTACTCAAAAATTAGATCACTTAAGCCACAAGAAATCAAAGATGTTGCAGCTTATGTATCTTCTCTTTCAAAAGATAAAGTTAAAGGTATGTTAGAAAAATAAGATACTTTAGAAGGAGCACTTAGTGCTCCTTTTTTTTTGCCTTAAAATCAACTGTTAAAAGCAAAGAAGCAAAACAAGCGGTAAAAACACCATAATCAAAAGCGCCTTTTATTCCATCTGTTAAGCTCATCGCCAAAGCAAAACTCGATAAAAGAAAGAAACTACAATATGCCGTTTCTTTTAATCGAATTGAAAAAATAAGTAGTATCGCGAGAATAATTTCTAGCCCAGTGGCAATATAACCTAAAGTTGGAACTAACCCAGCAGGGGCCCAGCCATTTAAATGGGCAGTGTAATTTAGAAAGTTTTCAAAATTTCCCCAAACCACTCCTGATGAACCAGGTTCACCCCAAATCCCAAATCGGTCGGCGACGGCCGACAAATAGCTAAATGAAAGCGCTAAACGAAGTCCTAGTTCTTTGACATTGTCTTTAATCATTCAAAATCCCCAACGTTATAGGAGCCGACCACTGGCTTAAAAGCAAATGCTATTCGATTCCAAGTATTCATTAAAGTTATCACAAAAGTTAAATCAACAATTTCTTTATCATTTAAAAAAGTTTTTAGCTCCATGTAGGCTTTATCTTCTCTTTCACCCTTTATTAATTTTGTGACAACTTCACACCACTCTAAAACAGACTTTTCTTTATCTGTGAAACAGTTCGCTTCCTTCCAGTGGGCCAAAAGATAAAGTCTATTCTCACTTTCCTCATTGGCCCTTGTATCTTTAGTGTGCATATCAACACAATAACCACAATCATTGATCTGAGAAGTTCTTATCTTTACTAGTTCGGCTAATTTATAATCGAAGCTACCATTAGAAATTAAGGACTTTACATACTTTTCCATGGCCATAATATGAACCATGGCCTCAGGGGCTTCTTTAAAATAATTTAAACGCATAATTACTCCTTTTCGTTTATATTATTATTGGCCTAGGGCCAAGAATAAATATTGTATAAAAGCGACGGCCAAACACTGATGGACTTAGATAAGATAAATTTCAATATGTTAGAGGTTTCCGAGGAGCTAAAACAGCTTGTTCAGTCAATCTGGATCGTACAAACAGACTATGAACTCGAAGGGCCTTTAGAATTTAAAGTATTAACAGATTGTGCAAGTGGTTTGATCTTCAACCTTGGTGATAAAATCGAATATCAAATTGATCAAAAACGAGAAGAACATTCTCAAGAAATCGTCTTCTCAGGACCTTCAAAGAAGTTGTTACGTTTCATTTTTCATGGAAAGGTCAAGGCCATTGGCATTCGTTTTTTTCCTTCGACAGGATACTTCTTTCTTAAAAATGATATGAAAAACTATAGAGATCTCATTTCAAAAGTTGATGATGACTTCATTAATGGACTTTCTCTTTTATATAAAGAATTACAAGAAAGTACTGATATCTCAAAATCAGTGAATCATTTTCTCAAAGAAAGAATTCGTTCGGATAAAAAATATTCAGTCTTACTCAATAATATTTTAAAAGATATTAATAATAATCATCTTATCGACTTAAATGAGCTAGCCTCTAAAAATCAGACCTCTCTAAGACAGATACAGAGATTATTTAATACCTATATTGGTGTAACACCACTTGATTTCTTAAAGCTCAAAAAAATTAATAAATTTAAAGACAGTGTGATTAACAAAGAAATTATCAATATTGTCGATGAGACAAATGATCTTGGTTATTATGATCAATCTCATTTTACGCGTGATTTTAAAATATTTATGGAAGAGACTCCAAAAAAATATATCAAAATTAAGAAAAAACGATAATCTTTTTATTTAATATATTTTTGGTATATCTCTAAAAAGATTTTAGACTTATGAACTTTTTGTATTTCCGTTTGATATATTTTTTTAATCTCATCTTTATTATTAATCTTCGATGAGACACCAAAATAAGCACCAAGTTTATTTCTTAGATAGCCGGCAACTCTAAAATTATCTTCAACGTATTTCTTCCCAAGCAAGTAATAGACATACTCTTCATTTATTGCAAAAAGGTCGACTCTCTTTTTTTCCATCAATTGGTAGAGTCTTTTAACAGGATCACTTCCAGAAACAACAAACGTCTTATTCTTCTCGTCATTTAAATATTTTTGTAACGATGGAGAAGTATCATTATAAACAAAGCCAAGAACATTACCTAAAACTCTATTACCAATAGAGTGAACACCACGATACTTAAAGTTATCTTCTTTTCTTGTCCACATGGCCACTTTCATTCTGGCAATGGCAGGTTCAATAAGATCCAATTTAGAAGGTCTTTTATTATTAAGAGAACAGATTGTATCAATCTCTCCCTCTTCCACAGACTTAATGGCGCGAGCTAGATTCATCCACTTTAGTTCAATTTCGTGACCTTGATTAGCAAACATCTTTTTTAACAGATCAACAATCATCCCCTCGTTCTTATCATCATATTTTGGATCAATAAGAAAGGGAGGATAGTGAAAGCACGCCATTGTGATTTTCTTTTTCTTCACGTTCTCTTTTGCAAGAGTTGAAAAGGAGAAGGCAGATATAAATAGAGAGATAAAGATCAGTTTCAAACTTTAGCCCTTATCTTATCTAACTTTTTTTTATCAGCGAGTTCACTATTTACTAGGAACTGCCTGCGATCAAAATCATAGAGACTTGAAGGAATGTATTTTGATTTCATATAAGATGTGAAAAACTGCCTTATATATCTCAACATGAACTTTAAAGGAACTCGATCATATATTTCATCTTTCGATGTTCCCTTTTTAAAACGCCCTTGAATTCTCATTCGAACAGGACCTAAGATTTCATCACGATTTTTATCTTTTATAAAAGTATGAGGTATTCCAGTAAAGGGAACCTTAGGATTTCTAACGGTATTGGCGATTGGAGATTTACAATTCTTACAATACCAACGAAGAAGGCCCTTTGGAGAGAGAGTGAGACAAGAAATGTTCTCTTGACCTTTTGTTAATTTAAATTGAGAAGGCGTTAATTGATAAATATCTGTTCCGCCATTTTTATCCAAAATTTTTGTAGGGTTCCCAAGATAATGAGCATAAACCTGACAGTCATCACAGTAACAGATCACTCTATTGTCGGTTTTATCACTCAGATTGATGGCCTTGCCTTCAACTGATCCGCATTCGCACTGGAGTGAAATCTCCTGCATGGCCATGTCTTCCTCTCAAATTTCAAATTAACCGAATTTTATTTGATCAACGTCTTTTTGACAAGGATTAGATCATAAATCCTTCAATTTAGGGCCTCAAACCATAAGAAAATATTTACTTTTTTAAAGATTTTCATATGAAAAATGGCCTTAAAAAGCGTATTTTTTTCATTAAGACACAACATAATTAAGTTTCTTGCTAGGTTGAATTTGAATTTTGGAGAATAAATGAAAAGTATTTTATCTGTTACTATTTTCTTGATTACATTCAACGCAAATGCACTGAGATATGCAGATCCAATTCGACAAATTGATAATGTCATTATCGATGATCGAGCCGTCGCCAAACTAGAAAAACTAATCAAAGAACAAAACCAATCGCGATCAGGTAGTGGTTTTGGGGTTGGAAATGGTGGATTTATAGAAATCTGTCTGGCCGATAAAAAAGTGACTCTCCTCGATTTTGCTGAAGCCCGCAACCGAGACCCAGATTACAAAATCATGAGAACGATCGACTCTCTAAGGCATTATAGCTATACCGATATTATCTCCACTTTTATTAAGAGATTTGAACGTCGTGCACCTAAGTTTTCATTCTTTCTACTTGATAATATTCTCAAGTTTTATAGACGAGGTGCCTTTATTAATAAGCCTATCGTAACAAATATCAAACCGGAAACACATCTTTCAAATACAGGATGCCTCTATCAACAAGCTGCAATCAATTTTAGAGACAAGCCATTTTGGGATTTTAATTTTCTTATCGATACTGGTTATTTTCACATGCTCGATTCTGTGAATAAAGCTGGCTTGATTGTCCATGAAGTTATTTATGAAAGGGCCCTTGAAGTTTCAGGCCCAAGCGCTCTTAGAAATTTTATTTCTTTTCTCTTTGCTGAAAGTACTATGAGCGATCCTGCGCTTTCTGACCAAATGATTTTAAAAAAGGCAGCTGATTTAGGGATTGCATTAGAAATGCATTTGGAACCATTTTATGAGTAATCAAGAAGATTATTTTTTCAAGAACATTCTCAGTACGAATCTCGAAGAGAGAAAGAAAGTGAACCCTCAATATAGCATCAGGGCCTTCGCTAACTATTTAAATCTAAGCTCTAGTAGTCTCTCTGATATTTTAAAGGCAAAGAGGTGTATTCCTCTTTATAAAATCAACGATATTACTGATAAACTCAATCTCACTGAACAGGAAGTTAAGCGTTTCAATGATTCCATTTTTCAGTGGAAAAAAGATAATAAAAATAAAAACAAAAAAGAGGTTAGTAAACCACTCATCATAGCGACCGAGTTATATGAAGACATCATTAAGTCTTGGATTTATCCCTCTATTTTTGTTCTCTCTTCTTTTAAAGACTTTGAGTTAACACCAAGAAATATTTCACTCAAATTAAACATCCCACTCGAACAAGCTCAGTATGCGCTCGATGTACTCATCGATTCTGGGCTTTTAATTGAAGATAATAATCAAATCAAGCAAAGCAACAGACTCGTAGAAACAACAACAGATGTCCCTTCTAAGGCGATTCAAGACTCTCACTACGAAGGTCTTGATATAGCAAGAAAGAAACTCCAAGAGACACCAATTGAACTTCGAGATTTCTCTTCTATGACTTTTCTTGCTTCCAAAGAAAAACTGCCGGCCCTTAAAAAGGCCATCCAAAAATTTAAACAAGAAATCGTTGAAATTGGAGAAGGAGACACTGAGCAAGAAGTTTATCGAGCATCAATTCAACTATTTCCCCTTTCTTGCGATTCAAAACCTGAAAACCTTCATTAAGTGCACCAAGCTTGGAACACATTATTCTTCAAAGTCTTTTAATATCCTAACCATTCATTAAAATTGTAGGGGCACAACACACAATACAGATAATGGTAAAGGGGATTTACTTTGAAAGACGCTACAGTTGAATCAATTCTCAAAGAGATTGATTTTCTAGACACTTACCTTGAAAAAGAAATTGATGATCACAGTAAATTAGATTTTATTAAGCAGATTAACGAAAATATTAGAAGTGGAGTGATGAACTTTGCCGAAACTCTAACAGGCTCACCTAAGACGAAGAAATCAGTCTTTCTTTTCGAAGAGTTCGTCTTCGATTCAGTTCAAAGAACGGTAGAATCAGAAAATAAAATCTATAAATTGACTGAAAAGGAATTCGAAATCCTTTTTCCTATTTGCTCTAGGCCAAATAATGTCGTTCCTGTAGCGAACAGGACTTCCGCGTTTAATACGCAATTATCAAATTTAAAGAAGAAAATCCCCATTTTAAGACGTGTTATCATTTCTTATCATGGGCGTGGCCTCTATTTAAACGCCACTCCAATTGCTAAAAGCTTCCAGTAATTTTTACGGCCGAAACGAAAAAGAGATCAGATTAGCTATAATGAGAGAGTGAAACTTTTAGTCTTACTCTCTCTTTTTATTTCAAACTGCGTACTTGCAAAGACAAGGATCGCCTTTTTTAAAACTTATTCGCAGGGACAACTTATTCAGTTTAGTGCTGAAGGTCAGTACACGCATGTTGCCATTGAGTTTGAAGATAAATGGATTCATGCTGACCCCTATTACGGTGTGGTTGCCATCAACCATCTAAGTGAAGTCTCCATCAAAGAATATCAAGTTGACTTATTAGAGCACCCAGACGATCTCATACCAACAAAACTCATTGAAAAATATCTTGGACTTCCTTATGACCACAATTTTACTTGGTCTGATGATGCCATTTACTGCTCTGAACTTATTGCAAAGTTACTAGGACTTAAGCCAAGGCCAATGAAGTTTAACACTGAAATCTGGAATAATGACTATACATCTAAGAGAGGGCTTCCTGGACTTAGTCCAGATGATCTTTTTTCCAACCTTATGGAAAAGGGATTTTCAATCAAGTCGAAAAGTTGCTTTAATAAAATGAAAACATTTTCAGAGGTTCGATGAAAGTTCTTAGAGTTGTGATACTGGCCATTATTCTTGGTCTATTTGCACAAGTTGATTTTAAAATTCCTGCGCTACCAGTTTCATTTTCTGGTCAAACTTTTTTCATTCTCTTGAGCTTTTACTTTATTACAAGAAAAGAACTCTTCTCATATCTCGTTTGTTATTTAGTTTTTGGTATACTCGGTCTTCCGGTTTTTGCTCAAATGAGAAGTGGGCTCGATGCATTTACTGGACCTAGCTTTGGCTACTTTATGGGATTTCTCCTAATGCCAGTCTTTCTGCGCTTCCACTATCGTAAGCTAGAGGTGTTTCAATCAATTTTTATGCTCTTTTGCGCACACCTTATCATTTTGGGTGTCGGAACATTGGGGCTTCTAAGATATATGGATATTCCAGAGGCATTAGACAAAGGGTTCTACCCCTTTTTAAGTGCTGCTCTTTTGAAAGCAGCACTAATATATTTTTGTGTTTCGGCTTATCGCTACTTTAAAAAACTAAATTGAACATCTTTTGGATAAGCTTCTATACTGTTTCTCATAACATCTTTGGCATAGATAATTTTATTGTCACCTTCTTCTCCATTATAGATCTTTAAGGCCTCAAAATAGATGCTACTCTTCTTTAAGTTCTTATCTCCTTCTCGATCATTGATACGGGAGAGATAAATTTTTAGCAATATAGAGCCATAGACAATAGAAGCTTCAATATCGTTTTTCAGCTCTTCTTTTAATTGAACATAGAAATCAGGGTGATCACTTTCAACACTAACTCTATCCCAAAGTTCAACCCAACCCTCATTTACACAGTATTTAACCTTATCGTTAAGATACTGAATGTTTTTATAATGAGCGCCTTCGCGTCCACGAAGGCCGAGTTGATCGTTAACTTCTTTTAAAGCGATACTTGTAAATTGAGTTAAACCAGCAGCTCCAGTAGGACTCACAACTTTAGCGCGAAAAGAAGATTCCTTATCAACCAGTCCAGTGAAAACCCAAGGATCAATGCCAAAGCACTTTGTAATTCTAATAATATTTGAAGCGAGCTCAACTCTTTCATCA is a window encoding:
- a CDS encoding transglycosylase SLT domain-containing protein; translated protein: MQRILILAIAIMSLSVLADKKGYWVKPNSLAINYSLYRLKPTVEQINNHIKKVNPMLSSDERVELASNIIRITKCFGIDPWVFTGLVDKESSFRAKVVSPTGAAGLTQFTSIALKEVNDQLGLRGREGAHYKNIQYLNDKVKYCVNEGWVELWDRVSVESDHPDFYVQLKEELKNDIEASIVYGSILLKIYLSRINDREGDKNLKKSSIYFEALKIYNGEEGDNKIIYAKDVMRNSIEAYPKDVQFSFLK
- a CDS encoding c-type cytochrome, with translation MKYLVMMLTVAFSMNLANAQDVANGKAVFKKVNCTLCHKADGMGKGVPGKLAMLKGPRIAGLDAKYIEEQLLAVQSKKRKNKNTSMMYSKIRSLKPQEIKDVAAYVSSLSKDKVKGMLEK
- a CDS encoding MauE/DoxX family redox-associated membrane protein; this translates as MIKDNVKELGLRLALSFSYLSAVADRFGIWGEPGSSGVVWGNFENFLNYTAHLNGWAPAGLVPTLGYIATGLEIILAILLIFSIRLKETAYCSFFLLSSFALAMSLTDGIKGAFDYGVFTACFASLLLTVDFKAKKKEH
- a CDS encoding DUF6597 domain-containing transcriptional factor, giving the protein MLEVSEELKQLVQSIWIVQTDYELEGPLEFKVLTDCASGLIFNLGDKIEYQIDQKREEHSQEIVFSGPSKKLLRFIFHGKVKAIGIRFFPSTGYFFLKNDMKNYRDLISKVDDDFINGLSLLYKELQESTDISKSVNHFLKERIRSDKKYSVLLNNILKDINNNHLIDLNELASKNQTSLRQIQRLFNTYIGVTPLDFLKLKKINKFKDSVINKEIINIVDETNDLGYYDQSHFTRDFKIFMEETPKKYIKIKKKR
- a CDS encoding GNAT family N-acetyltransferase; translation: MTLKKTDVQSFAKTELRSYDLSELSVCKEEALREIEKDIQSEWDELNDPSVMKARFEHFKVEGTTPESYRESFKEIDEKRLMLYGIRHFGGDKNLPFVQMRLNFQPKDKSEVKRLYDSIKFELEVFKPQKISLYSSVESDCDLFGSTFLVAKSIDCLNLRPWSSENEIQFKKIEDDSYYEWFKLGYRSFHRLNPHLEKKVPLNSIETMSESKDEGLLYQAFYQGELMGLIAGLRSSFLGHDGMYFNEIFIDQKWKGKGLAKAIQRKFISITCKGHEYIWGTIDYSNQPSFKTALSNGRKPIRYECFYNLD
- a CDS encoding DUF6151 family protein — translated: MAMQEISLQCECGSVEGKAINLSDKTDNRVICYCDDCQVYAHYLGNPTKILDKNGGTDIYQLTPSQFKLTKGQENISCLTLSPKGLLRWYCKNCKSPIANTVRNPKVPFTGIPHTFIKDKNRDEILGPVRMRIQGRFKKGTSKDEIYDRVPLKFMLRYIRQFFTSYMKSKYIPSSLYDFDRRQFLVNSELADKKKLDKIRAKV
- a CDS encoding YiiX/YebB-like N1pC/P60 family cysteine hydrolase, which translates into the protein MKLLVLLSLFISNCVLAKTRIAFFKTYSQGQLIQFSAEGQYTHVAIEFEDKWIHADPYYGVVAINHLSEVSIKEYQVDLLEHPDDLIPTKLIEKYLGLPYDHNFTWSDDAIYCSELIAKLLGLKPRPMKFNTEIWNNDYTSKRGLPGLSPDDLFSNLMEKGFSIKSKSCFNKMKTFSEVR
- a CDS encoding DUF4423 domain-containing protein, which codes for MSNQEDYFFKNILSTNLEERKKVNPQYSIRAFANYLNLSSSSLSDILKAKRCIPLYKINDITDKLNLTEQEVKRFNDSIFQWKKDNKNKNKKEVSKPLIIATELYEDIIKSWIYPSIFVLSSFKDFELTPRNISLKLNIPLEQAQYALDVLIDSGLLIEDNNQIKQSNRLVETTTDVPSKAIQDSHYEGLDIARKKLQETPIELRDFSSMTFLASKEKLPALKKAIQKFKQEIVEIGEGDTEQEVYRASIQLFPLSCDSKPENLH
- a CDS encoding biotin transporter BioY gives rise to the protein MKVLRVVILAIILGLFAQVDFKIPALPVSFSGQTFFILLSFYFITRKELFSYLVCYLVFGILGLPVFAQMRSGLDAFTGPSFGYFMGFLLMPVFLRFHYRKLEVFQSIFMLFCAHLIILGVGTLGLLRYMDIPEALDKGFYPFLSAALLKAALIYFCVSAYRYFKKLN
- the arfB gene encoding alternative ribosome rescue aminoacyl-tRNA hydrolase ArfB, which produces MSIRIPNEEFQLSFSRSSGAGGQNVNKVNTKVTLTWDYKNSKSLSAAVKKRFENEYSRYITAEKLVKIVSQKHRSQQMNIDDAISKLHVMLANVERPPKRRVATKPTKGSIKRRLTGKKNKSEIKKNRQKVKY
- a CDS encoding YwbE family protein; protein product: MEGNVRDHIEIGEKVRIVLKKDQRTGNLTEGIVKDILTKSDYHPHGIKVRLESGDVGRVKEILD
- a CDS encoding carboxymuconolactone decarboxylase family protein; translation: MRLNYFKEAPEAMVHIMAMEKYVKSLISNGSFDYKLAELVKIRTSQINDCGYCVDMHTKDTRANEESENRLYLLAHWKEANCFTDKEKSVLEWCEVVTKLIKGEREDKAYMELKTFLNDKEIVDLTFVITLMNTWNRIAFAFKPVVGSYNVGDFE
- a CDS encoding VOC family protein, with amino-acid sequence MKSQLYNEAKLFLDKLLTEVETKNIDLKNYEIDHICFRVNSLDNYEKYKGIFQDFGKLLTEADVNGRPIATYKLYEPIIHSKYLIDLIELPAPKPGKATEEGFEHIEIVTDQTFHDLAEDLKDFKLKTSGLKKDFNQELALELDCGVIKFHHKSLEQVIQIEEDKRIMDFIETSKVYAVLKDYEPCISGTLPLDIAHRDSDLDILFQTENLDQFISDAKKVFGNHKDFSCRKSSHQGFDTAVINFTFKELPVELFAQNRCVYQQQANQHFLIEGRMLKIFGEEFKKKVRKLKADGIKTEPAFGEVFQLEDPYRELIEINKLSDLEISKLKTYY
- a CDS encoding substrate-binding periplasmic protein codes for the protein MKLIFISLFISAFSFSTLAKENVKKKKITMACFHYPPFLIDPKYDDKNEGMIVDLLKKMFANQGHEIELKWMNLARAIKSVEEGEIDTICSLNNKRPSKLDLIEPAIARMKVAMWTRKEDNFKYRGVHSIGNRVLGNVLGFVYNDTSPSLQKYLNDEKNKTFVVSGSDPVKRLYQLMEKKRVDLFAINEEYVYYLLGKKYVEDNFRVAGYLRNKLGAYFGVSSKINNKDEIKKIYQTEIQKVHKSKIFLEIYQKYIK